One genomic window of Luteitalea pratensis includes the following:
- a CDS encoding GNAT family N-acetyltransferase codes for MITWSQSIAGIDWHELEALYRAAPLGNKDAAGLQVVYGNSRYCCFAFDQGKLVGAGRALADGLDWSYVCDVAVLPSHQGTGVGKQIVATLVELSQGHRKIILYAVPGKEPFYRKFGFRRMLTAMAIFPDVQDAMARGYVTED; via the coding sequence GTGATCACCTGGTCGCAGTCGATCGCCGGCATCGATTGGCACGAACTGGAGGCGCTGTACCGGGCGGCACCGCTCGGCAACAAGGACGCGGCCGGCCTGCAGGTCGTCTACGGCAACAGCCGGTACTGCTGTTTCGCGTTCGATCAGGGCAAGCTCGTTGGCGCGGGAAGGGCACTGGCCGACGGGCTCGACTGGTCGTACGTGTGCGACGTGGCCGTGCTGCCGAGCCACCAGGGGACCGGCGTCGGCAAGCAGATTGTTGCCACGCTGGTGGAGCTCTCGCAGGGGCATCGCAAGATCATCCTGTACGCCGTTCCCGGCAAGGAGCCGTTCTACAGGAAGTTCGGTTTCCGCCGCATGCTCACAGCCATGGCAATCTTTCCGGACGTGCAGGACGCGATGGCACGCGGTTACGTGACCGAGGACTAA